A single Vulcanisaeta distributa DSM 14429 DNA region contains:
- a CDS encoding cobalamin biosynthesis protein: MKAIFETVMLYYITILMTSVILDLVLGEPKGVFVKMHPVVVTGNIAFKLFRPSNKLFGIFLWFISVIPITIIYYFVPRVLMVINTIIGIIVYAYFLKLTFSIKLMRDYTRRIMRSIEVGDLDNARMLTQQIVRRNVWELDTTHLISAVIESLAESFVDGLLSPLFYFALLGLPGALLQRLSNTMDSMVGYRGWPYEDVGWFSAKVDTALNYMPARLSSIIILIASGLVGLNWRGSITAAFHYHRSVRSVNSGWPMASFAGALGVMLEKVGAYRINDGMPGPDITRLRLALRLFDVSVIIALVITLVLLIFRVFFIPLFI; encoded by the coding sequence TGACTTAGTACTTGGTGAGCCTAAGGGTGTATTTGTAAAAATGCATCCCGTGGTTGTTACCGGCAATATTGCGTTTAAATTATTTAGACCAAGCAATAAACTTTTTGGAATATTTCTATGGTTTATTTCCGTGATCCCAATAACAATTATTTATTACTTTGTACCACGTGTTCTAATGGTCATTAATACTATAATTGGGATCATTGTTTATGCCTATTTCCTAAAATTAACGTTTTCAATAAAGCTAATGAGGGATTACACCAGGAGAATAATGAGAAGTATTGAGGTTGGGGATTTAGACAATGCCCGTATGCTGACTCAGCAGATCGTTAGAAGGAATGTGTGGGAGTTAGACACGACTCACTTAATATCTGCAGTTATAGAGAGTCTCGCCGAGTCCTTTGTTGATGGTCTTTTGTCACCATTGTTTTACTTCGCATTACTCGGATTACCTGGAGCCCTTCTTCAGAGGCTTTCTAACACCATGGACTCAATGGTTGGCTATAGGGGGTGGCCATATGAGGATGTTGGCTGGTTTTCGGCTAAGGTCGATACAGCACTGAACTATATGCCTGCAAGGTTATCCTCAATAATTATCTTAATAGCGTCTGGATTAGTAGGATTAAACTGGAGGGGAAGTATTACGGCAGCTTTTCATTATCATCGTAGTGTGAGGAGTGTTAATTCCGGTTGGCCTATGGCATCCTTTGCAGGCGCATTGGGTGTTATGCTTGAGAAGGTTGGTGCCTATAGGATAAACGATGGCATGCCCGGTCCCGACATAACCAGGTTAAGATTAGCACTTAGGTTATTCGATGTTTCGGTTATCATTGCATTAGTAATTACCTTAGTTCTCTTAATCTTTAGAGTATTTTTTATACCATTATTTATTTAG
- a CDS encoding Lrp/AsnC ligand binding domain-containing protein, with protein sequence MSSITTSSGESTPAEIERQLTERQLQVLQYLLKKAVPLKVYTVYADQDELARELGMTRQALSVHLKKLKDFGLIRTGREFVDVTDKALKVLRMSSNEAIILVKVQPRYRTIIYEKVKELPIEKAYRVSGDYDLILITREVNVNDILRVLSMMEGVEDTKTFISLETLRE encoded by the coding sequence ATGTCTTCCATAACCACATCAAGTGGAGAGTCAACACCGGCTGAAATTGAGAGACAGTTAACGGAGAGACAACTCCAGGTTCTTCAATACCTGCTTAAAAAGGCTGTCCCACTTAAGGTATACACGGTATATGCTGACCAAGATGAACTCGCTAGAGAACTTGGTATGACTAGGCAGGCACTTAGTGTGCATCTTAAGAAGCTTAAGGACTTTGGGTTAATAAGGACGGGTCGTGAGTTTGTTGATGTCACTGATAAGGCTCTCAAGGTATTAAGGATGAGTTCGAATGAGGCGATAATCCTCGTTAAGGTTCAACCTAGGTATAGGACAATAATTTACGAGAAGGTTAAGGAGTTACCCATTGAGAAGGCTTACAGGGTATCCGGTGATTACGACTTAATACTAATAACAAGGGAGGTCAACGTTAATGACATACTACGCGTACTCAGCATGATGGAGGGTGTTGAGGATACTAAGACCTTCATATCCTTAGAAACACTCAGGGAGTGA
- a CDS encoding cytidylyltransferase family protein, whose translation MHSRSIMETVNPEVRIDTYIRNVANALEQVEREGVKNEVIEIARAYLKDSIYYLSRGDQFNALATIAYAEGLLDALRFLGIAHFNWSRTDDLIRRAQNKVFVAGTFEIIHPGHIAYLRHAWTLGRVVAVIARDSTVKKIKGRDVIIPENQRLEVVSNIVYVHKARLGYEGDMFRVVEEERPNIILLGPNQPFNEDSLREELRKRGLGNIEVIRFNDYVDCPLCSTTKILKAISSRFNQNNQLP comes from the coding sequence ATGCATTCACGTAGTATCATGGAGACCGTAAATCCTGAGGTAAGGATTGACACATACATAAGGAATGTCGCAAACGCGCTTGAACAGGTGGAAAGGGAGGGCGTTAAAAATGAGGTGATCGAGATAGCAAGGGCGTATTTAAAAGATTCGATTTACTACTTATCAAGGGGTGATCAATTTAATGCATTGGCAACAATAGCCTATGCCGAGGGTTTGCTCGACGCATTGAGATTCCTTGGAATAGCCCATTTTAATTGGAGTAGGACCGATGACCTAATCAGGAGAGCCCAGAATAAGGTTTTTGTTGCGGGAACGTTTGAAATAATTCACCCTGGGCACATAGCCTACCTAAGGCATGCCTGGACCCTCGGACGCGTGGTTGCGGTGATCGCCCGTGACTCAACGGTTAAGAAGATCAAGGGTAGGGATGTAATAATACCCGAGAACCAGAGGTTGGAGGTTGTTAGTAATATTGTTTATGTTCATAAGGCTAGGCTTGGCTATGAGGGTGATATGTTTAGGGTTGTTGAGGAGGAGAGACCTAACATAATATTGCTTGGGCCTAACCAACCATTTAATGAGGATTCATTAAGGGAGGAGTTAAGGAAGAGGGGGTTGGGCAACATTGAGGTAATTAGATTCAACGATTACGTGGACTGCCCACTCTGTAGCACAACAAAAATACTCAAGGCAATAAGTAGTAGGTTTAATCAGAATAATCAATTGCCATGA
- the proS gene encoding proline--tRNA ligase, whose product MAKLQLIKPREKRPREKWRNFTDWFNWIIMETEVYDFRYPVKGAYVWRPYGMRIRRLVESYVRLVHDETGHQEVLFPVFIPYEFFSKESEHIRGFENEVFWVSKGGTGEERLVLRPTSETAMMPMFKLWIKDHTDLPFKVYQIVSVFRAETKATRPMIRLREISMFKEAHTAHANREDAERQIKEAMEIYKKIFDYLSIPYLISQRPEWDKFAGAVYTIAFDTVMPDGKTMQIGTVHYLGTNFSRVFDVRYLTPSGDWEYVHTTSYGISERVIAAMIAVHGDDKGLALPPNVAPIQVVIVPIMYKGTEEAIMREVKSITEELTNAGIRVKVDDRTDKTPGWKYNYWEMMGVPLRIEIGPKDVENRQVVLARRDTMEKFVAPREGIVDTVKELLNVINDNMRSMAWEFLRSMTTKATTVDEARKRLDSGGVVEVPWSGDNDCGMAIQQLLDADALGVPMDEDASKDISGLRDLACSDKQANYWLRIARRY is encoded by the coding sequence ATTGCCAAGCTACAACTCATCAAGCCTAGGGAGAAGAGACCTAGGGAGAAATGGAGGAACTTCACTGACTGGTTTAACTGGATTATAATGGAGACTGAGGTTTATGACTTTAGGTACCCAGTGAAGGGCGCATATGTCTGGAGGCCGTATGGCATGAGGATTAGAAGGCTTGTTGAGTCCTACGTCAGGCTTGTTCATGACGAGACAGGGCATCAGGAAGTACTATTTCCAGTATTCATACCCTACGAATTCTTCTCAAAGGAGAGTGAGCACATTAGGGGGTTTGAGAATGAGGTCTTCTGGGTAAGTAAGGGCGGTACTGGCGAGGAGAGGCTCGTGTTAAGGCCGACTAGTGAGACGGCGATGATGCCCATGTTCAAGCTATGGATTAAGGACCACACGGACCTACCCTTCAAGGTTTACCAAATAGTGAGTGTGTTTAGGGCTGAGACTAAGGCCACGAGGCCCATGATTAGGCTTAGGGAGATATCGATGTTTAAGGAGGCCCACACAGCACATGCAAATAGGGAGGATGCTGAGAGGCAGATTAAGGAGGCCATGGAGATTTACAAGAAAATATTTGATTATCTTAGCATACCATATCTAATAAGTCAAAGACCTGAGTGGGATAAGTTTGCAGGCGCTGTCTATACAATAGCCTTCGACACGGTGATGCCCGATGGGAAAACAATGCAGATTGGCACCGTTCATTACCTGGGCACGAACTTCTCAAGGGTCTTTGATGTCAGGTACCTAACGCCAAGTGGTGATTGGGAGTACGTGCATACCACGAGTTATGGGATCTCGGAAAGGGTTATTGCGGCGATGATCGCTGTGCATGGGGATGATAAGGGCCTTGCGCTACCGCCCAACGTGGCACCCATACAAGTGGTGATAGTACCAATAATGTATAAGGGCACGGAGGAGGCAATAATGAGGGAGGTTAAGTCAATAACGGAGGAGCTAACCAATGCTGGTATTAGGGTTAAGGTTGATGACCGAACCGATAAGACGCCTGGTTGGAAGTATAATTACTGGGAGATGATGGGTGTGCCGCTTAGGATAGAGATTGGTCCTAAGGACGTTGAGAATAGGCAAGTTGTCCTGGCCAGGAGGGATACCATGGAGAAGTTCGTTGCGCCACGTGAAGGTATTGTGGACACTGTGAAGGAGTTATTAAATGTGATAAATGATAACATGAGGAGCATGGCATGGGAGTTCCTCAGATCAATGACTACTAAAGCTACCACGGTGGACGAGGCCAGGAAACGCCTTGATAGTGGCGGCGTTGTTGAGGTTCCCTGGAGTGGCGATAATGATTGTGGAATGGCAATACAGCAATTACTCGATGCCGATGCACTAGGCGTGCCTATGGATGAGGATGCAAGTAAGGATATTAGTGGTTTAAGGGACTTGGCATGCAGTGATAAGCAGGCAAATTACTGGTTGAGGATTGCGAGGAGGTATTAA
- a CDS encoding ATP-binding protein — protein MNFRLRVEVLSNCVGCGICWTVCPKGVLAGRLRSKAYVLNESLCSGCFSCQNNCPYSAIRVTPIQY, from the coding sequence ATGAATTTCAGATTAAGGGTTGAGGTATTAAGTAACTGTGTTGGTTGTGGGATATGCTGGACTGTGTGCCCAAAGGGCGTATTGGCAGGTAGGTTGAGGAGTAAGGCCTATGTGCTGAATGAGTCATTATGCTCAGGGTGCTTCTCCTGCCAGAACAACTGCCCATACTCAGCAATCAGGGTAACACCAATTCAGTACTAA
- a CDS encoding RIO1 family regulatory kinase/ATPase, translated as MSNYEVFTGICERINCPRSYVGLILGELSDLGVTEILSDGAVEFMGFRLLGKGQNSFVFKCRVGNEYYACKIRRFDSSRPNLVNEGNYLRLANSVGVGPRLIKYANDVLIMELISGVPIQRYVITAGPMELRMVLKDLLWQCRRLDSIGLAHNELSRPEDHVIISNGRAFIIDFESASLNSRISNVAQVLNALIMGRGFIQDRVRAIMGMSIDLNYLRSVIKRYKVTRSDEDFTQILRLLGLE; from the coding sequence ATGAGTAATTACGAAGTCTTCACCGGGATTTGTGAACGCATTAATTGCCCGAGAAGCTATGTGGGCTTAATACTAGGTGAATTATCGGACTTAGGCGTTACCGAGATTCTCAGCGATGGCGCTGTTGAGTTTATGGGATTTAGGTTGTTGGGTAAGGGTCAAAATAGTTTTGTATTTAAGTGTCGTGTCGGTAATGAGTATTACGCCTGCAAGATTAGGCGTTTTGACTCATCAAGACCGAACTTAGTGAATGAGGGTAATTACCTGAGGCTTGCGAATTCCGTGGGTGTGGGGCCGAGGCTTATTAAGTATGCAAACGACGTATTGATTATGGAATTAATAAGTGGTGTACCTATACAGAGGTACGTAATTACGGCAGGCCCGATGGAATTAAGGATGGTTCTTAAGGACTTACTTTGGCAATGCCGTAGGTTAGACTCCATAGGCCTTGCCCATAATGAGTTGAGTAGGCCTGAGGATCACGTAATCATTAGCAATGGTAGGGCGTTCATAATAGATTTCGAAAGCGCCAGCTTAAATAGCAGGATTAGTAATGTTGCCCAGGTGCTGAATGCGTTGATAATGGGTAGGGGTTTTATTCAGGATCGTGTTAGGGCGATTATGGGTATGAGTATTGACCTAAATTATTTACGTAGCGTCATTAAGAGGTATAAGGTTACGAGGAGTGATGAGGACTTTACACAAATACTAAGGTTACTTGGCCTTGAGTAA
- a CDS encoding DUF1947 domain-containing protein yields the protein MVKRYFLSNKDIKELSNAVGELGPVFRSAKKVEVYELNEITTVYLVDDKPLVAKLTVKVDSGQREYIIPLLTYFYLNPPYIPSYPTVTVDDGAVPHIVNGADVMRPGIKEISGNFGVGDVLLIKDLKGRYIAIGVSLMTADEMRSTSKGKVIKVIHHLGDKIWNLAQELLKAK from the coding sequence GTGGTTAAGAGATACTTCCTTAGCAATAAGGACATTAAGGAATTAAGCAATGCAGTTGGCGAATTGGGACCAGTATTCAGGAGTGCCAAGAAGGTTGAGGTTTATGAGCTTAATGAAATAACGACAGTGTACTTGGTTGATGATAAGCCATTGGTAGCGAAGCTAACGGTAAAGGTTGACTCAGGACAAAGGGAGTACATAATACCATTATTAACGTACTTCTACCTCAATCCACCATACATACCGAGTTACCCAACCGTGACTGTTGATGACGGTGCAGTACCGCACATAGTCAATGGAGCCGATGTGATGAGACCAGGCATTAAGGAAATAAGCGGTAACTTTGGCGTGGGTGATGTATTGCTAATTAAGGATCTTAAGGGTAGGTACATAGCCATTGGGGTATCCCTCATGACCGCCGATGAGATGAGGAGTACGAGTAAGGGTAAGGTCATAAAGGTTATTCATCACCTTGGAGATAAAATATGGAACCTAGCCCAGGAATTACTCAAGGCCAAGTAA
- the metG gene encoding methionine--tRNA ligase subunit beta, whose amino-acid sequence MSTETITRAEFEKVVLKVGKVIHAERVQGSRKLLRLIVDIGDERRQIITGLAEFYKPEDLINKYVVVVANLESRKIFGYESQGMILASCDEKNPTIITIDKPQDEQIGKRVC is encoded by the coding sequence GTGTCCACCGAGACAATAACAAGGGCTGAGTTTGAAAAAGTGGTGCTTAAGGTTGGTAAGGTAATACATGCGGAGAGGGTTCAGGGTTCGAGGAAGTTGTTAAGGCTTATTGTTGATATTGGTGACGAGAGGAGACAAATAATCACGGGACTCGCCGAGTTTTATAAGCCCGAGGACTTAATTAATAAGTACGTGGTCGTTGTCGCGAATTTAGAGAGTAGGAAGATCTTTGGTTATGAGAGTCAGGGAATGATACTGGCATCGTGCGATGAGAAGAACCCGACAATAATAACGATTGATAAACCACAGGATGAGCAGATAGGTAAGAGAGTTTGCTAA